Proteins encoded in a region of the Halorussus sp. MSC15.2 genome:
- a CDS encoding ester cyclase codes for MATADTEAVRAYYESIDADDYESVFSLFADDVTYERPGQSNLSGMDEFREFYLEDRPLEDGDHEIHDVVAEGDTVAVRGEFAGTQGDEAVSFGFADFHRFDEGGQITERWTYTDRDEV; via the coding sequence ATGGCGACCGCAGATACCGAGGCAGTACGAGCGTACTACGAGTCCATCGACGCCGACGACTACGAGTCGGTGTTCTCGCTGTTCGCCGACGACGTGACCTACGAGCGTCCCGGTCAGTCGAACCTCTCGGGGATGGACGAGTTCCGCGAGTTCTACCTCGAAGACCGGCCGCTCGAAGACGGCGACCACGAAATCCACGACGTAGTCGCGGAGGGCGATACGGTCGCGGTCCGCGGCGAGTTCGCCGGAACGCAGGGCGACGAGGCAGTGTCGTTCGGCTTCGCGGACTTCCACCGGTTCGACGAGGGCGGTCAGATTACCGAGCGGTGGACCTACACGGACCGAGACGAGGTGTGA
- a CDS encoding pyridoxal phosphate-dependent aminotransferase, with the protein MDYETPLFFHVMQYAATADRDVVDMVSGNPDWGSPEAISEGLHEYADLGGADFQYPPSEGLAELREEIAERRNVAESQIVVTNGGGEANYLAMARALERERGSEFVLTDPVYPYYPGKTKMLGATARYVTTADDGSLDPADVREAASDETAGIVVNTPNNPTGAVYDEETMRELVAIAEEYDALLVSDEVYDHFDFSGEFTSALSFDSDHRVVTNSYSKTFAITGFRVGYAVFPESLVDVAKTRHMLTNVATTRPGQYAVLHALQNTDPAYYEANRQLLEERVETFTAALDAAGADYSSPDGAFYVMARFPDFPGTLENVERLVDEAGVAGMPGEAFGESFDDWVRFALVSPRVEEAAERLADHFA; encoded by the coding sequence ATGGACTACGAGACACCGCTGTTCTTCCACGTGATGCAGTACGCCGCCACCGCCGACAGAGACGTGGTGGATATGGTGAGTGGCAACCCCGACTGGGGGTCGCCCGAAGCCATCAGCGAGGGACTCCACGAGTACGCCGACCTCGGCGGCGCGGACTTCCAGTATCCGCCCAGCGAGGGGTTGGCCGAACTCCGCGAGGAGATAGCCGAGCGACGGAACGTCGCGGAGTCCCAAATCGTCGTGACGAACGGCGGCGGCGAGGCCAATTACCTCGCGATGGCCCGAGCGTTGGAGCGCGAGCGCGGGTCGGAGTTCGTCCTCACCGACCCCGTCTACCCGTACTATCCGGGCAAGACCAAGATGCTCGGCGCGACGGCGCGGTACGTCACCACCGCGGACGACGGGTCGCTCGACCCCGCGGACGTGCGCGAGGCCGCCAGCGACGAGACCGCCGGAATCGTGGTGAACACGCCGAACAACCCCACCGGCGCGGTGTACGACGAGGAGACGATGCGCGAACTCGTGGCTATCGCCGAGGAGTACGACGCACTGCTGGTGAGCGACGAGGTGTACGACCACTTCGACTTCTCGGGCGAGTTCACCTCGGCGCTGTCGTTCGACTCCGACCACCGCGTCGTGACCAACTCCTACTCCAAGACGTTCGCCATCACCGGTTTCCGCGTCGGCTACGCCGTCTTCCCCGAGTCGCTGGTAGACGTGGCCAAGACCCGCCACATGCTCACCAACGTCGCGACGACGCGGCCCGGCCAGTACGCGGTGCTCCACGCCCTGCAGAACACCGACCCGGCCTACTACGAGGCGAACCGGCAACTCCTCGAAGAGCGCGTCGAGACCTTCACCGCGGCGCTGGACGCGGCGGGCGCGGACTACTCCTCGCCCGACGGCGCGTTCTACGTGATGGCTCGGTTCCCCGACTTCCCCGGCACGCTGGAGAACGTCGAGCGACTCGTGGACGAGGCGGGCGTCGCGGGGATGCCCGGCGAGGCGTTCGGCGAGTCGTTCGACGACTGGGTCCGGTTCGCGCTCGTGAGTCCGCGCGTCGAGGAGGCCGCCGAGCGGTTGGCGGACCACTTCGCGTAG
- a CDS encoding CoA pyrophosphatase has translation MELGRVAEYVPRDVPDEDHDAAVLAPVVEREGDHYLLFTKRADHLGEHAGQMSFPGGGREPSDADLRATALREAEEEIGLRPAEADIVGRLDDIRTTSRYAVTPYVATVPDREYTPDEREVAEIAVLPVAGLVDPDNHEVERREHPQYGESIVHFFHVGGYTVWGATARILVQLLELTTDWRAPEDVDKVVDPDADVRQGK, from the coding sequence ATGGAACTGGGTCGCGTGGCCGAGTACGTCCCGCGGGACGTTCCCGACGAGGACCACGACGCGGCGGTGTTGGCACCGGTGGTCGAGCGGGAGGGCGACCACTACCTCCTGTTCACCAAGCGGGCCGACCACCTCGGCGAACACGCCGGGCAGATGAGTTTCCCGGGCGGCGGCCGCGAACCGAGCGACGCCGACCTCCGGGCCACCGCGCTCCGGGAGGCCGAGGAGGAAATCGGCCTGCGCCCGGCGGAGGCGGATATCGTCGGCCGACTCGACGACATCCGGACGACGAGCAGGTACGCGGTCACGCCCTACGTCGCCACGGTCCCCGACCGGGAGTACACCCCGGACGAGCGCGAAGTCGCCGAAATCGCGGTGCTTCCCGTCGCCGGACTGGTGGACCCGGACAACCACGAGGTCGAGCGCCGGGAGCATCCCCAGTACGGCGAATCCATCGTCCACTTCTTCCACGTCGGCGGGTACACGGTGTGGGGCGCGACGGCCCGGATTCTAGTCCAACTGCTGGAGTTGACGACCGACTGGCGCGCGCCCGAGGACGTCGACAAGGTGGTGGACCCGGACGCCGACGTTCGACAGGGGAAGTAA
- a CDS encoding CinA family protein yields the protein MNDDAEDPPVEERIGDALRAADQTVAVAESCTGGLVGSLLTDVPGSSDYFDRGFVTYSYDAKLQDLGVAREELDDRGAVSEPVARQMARGVRDAAGTTWGAATTGIAGPTGGSDEKPVGTVFVGVAYAGDWGTQESYSVVSRYEFDGSRREIKEQIARQALRDVLAEVESQAD from the coding sequence ATGAACGACGACGCCGAGGACCCGCCGGTCGAGGAGCGCATCGGAGACGCACTGCGCGCGGCCGACCAGACCGTCGCGGTGGCCGAGTCCTGCACCGGCGGTCTCGTGGGGTCGCTGCTGACCGACGTGCCGGGGTCGAGCGACTACTTCGACCGCGGGTTCGTGACCTACTCCTACGACGCCAAGTTGCAGGACCTCGGCGTCGCCCGCGAGGAGTTGGACGACCGCGGCGCGGTCAGCGAACCCGTCGCACGCCAGATGGCCCGCGGGGTTCGAGACGCCGCGGGGACGACGTGGGGCGCGGCGACGACCGGCATCGCGGGACCGACCGGCGGGAGCGACGAGAAACCGGTCGGCACCGTCTTCGTCGGCGTCGCCTACGCGGGCGACTGGGGAACCCAGGAGTCGTACTCCGTGGTCTCTCGCTACGAGTTCGACGGGAGTCGGCGCGAGATAAAGGAGCAGATAGCCCGGCAGGCGTTGCGGGACGTGCTGGCGGAAGTGGAGTCACAGGCGGACTGA
- a CDS encoding metal-dependent hydrolase, which translates to MNKEGHVLNAVLLSIGLGYVFHPAGDVPTFRAIAEISVPVVLGALFPDVDTAFGKHRKTLHNLPVLALFYVWPVYFGNLHYVWIGVATHYVLDVVGSKRGIALFYPYTKEYGLPVGVAVSSERAGLVTVAISILEVAVIAGVVHLQLPIQDLTATVGGLL; encoded by the coding sequence ATGAACAAGGAGGGACACGTTCTGAACGCGGTCCTGTTGAGCATCGGTCTGGGGTACGTCTTCCACCCCGCGGGCGACGTGCCGACGTTTCGGGCCATCGCGGAGATTTCCGTGCCGGTCGTCCTCGGGGCGCTGTTCCCCGACGTGGACACCGCCTTCGGCAAGCACCGCAAGACGCTTCACAACCTGCCCGTGCTGGCGCTGTTCTACGTCTGGCCCGTCTACTTCGGTAACCTCCACTACGTCTGGATAGGCGTGGCGACCCACTACGTGCTCGACGTGGTGGGGAGCAAGCGAGGTATCGCGCTGTTCTACCCCTACACGAAGGAGTACGGCCTGCCGGTCGGCGTCGCGGTCTCCAGCGAGCGCGCCGGTCTCGTCACGGTCGCTATCTCGATTCTGGAGGTCGCGGTAATCGCGGGAGTCGTCCACCTCCAACTGCCGATTCAAGACCTCACGGCGACGGTCGGGGGACTCCTGTAG
- a CDS encoding PHP-associated domain-containing protein, whose translation MTGGESFRVDLHVKVLDESVVERAKERGLDAIVYAPHFTRLPDVRQQAARFSDDDLLVVPGREVFTGDWRNRRHLLAVGLDAPVPDFISFDAAMDEFDRQDAAVLAPHPEFLNVSLSESDFSTYRDRIDAIETYNSKHWPHHNERARELAAEYDLPAFTSSYAHLRGSVGEAWTEFRRSLDSADELVAALKEGVPRRIVRRSGWRHELRCAAEFAHLGWENSYEKLDRLFLSGMEPTHPDHIAYGDRFDGVY comes from the coding sequence GTGACAGGGGGCGAGTCGTTCCGCGTGGACCTCCACGTGAAGGTGTTGGACGAGTCGGTGGTCGAGCGCGCGAAGGAGCGTGGCCTCGACGCTATCGTGTACGCACCTCACTTCACGCGCTTGCCGGACGTCCGCCAGCAGGCCGCTCGCTTCTCTGACGACGACCTGCTGGTCGTCCCCGGCCGGGAAGTGTTCACCGGGGACTGGCGAAATCGCAGGCACCTCCTCGCGGTCGGTCTCGACGCCCCGGTGCCGGACTTCATCTCGTTCGACGCCGCGATGGACGAGTTCGACAGACAGGACGCCGCGGTCCTCGCTCCCCACCCCGAGTTCCTCAACGTCTCGCTGTCGGAGTCGGACTTCTCGACTTACCGCGACCGAATCGACGCCATCGAGACGTACAATTCCAAGCACTGGCCCCACCACAACGAGCGCGCCCGGGAGTTAGCCGCCGAGTACGACCTCCCGGCGTTCACGTCGTCGTACGCCCACCTCCGGGGGTCGGTCGGCGAGGCGTGGACCGAGTTCCGGCGGTCGCTCGACTCCGCCGACGAACTGGTCGCGGCGCTGAAAGAGGGCGTCCCGCGCAGAATCGTCCGCCGGTCGGGGTGGCGACACGAACTCCGGTGCGCCGCCGAGTTCGCCCACCTCGGGTGGGAGAACTCCTACGAGAAACTCGACCGACTGTTCCTCTCGGGGATGGAACCGACCCACCCCGACCACATCGCCTACGGCGACCGATTCGACGGCGTCTACTGA
- a CDS encoding long-chain fatty acid--CoA ligase translates to MAGAEPTLRPFLWRAAKLYPDTEIVSRTNRGIERYDYETFEDRTAQLANALDAAGIQSGDRVATFCWNHHRHFETYFGVPNSGRQLHTINPLLPDHHIEHIVENAGDKLVFVDASLVEKLEGAAGSEAFESVEQFVVMDEEVPDTDLAPVTDYESFVADESADYDWPSLSGDTPAGMCYTSGTTGDPKGVEYTQQMLWAHTMASLTPQGLEFDESDVIMPVVPMFHVNAWGMPYSATAAGATHVYPGPSPEPADLAELIESEGVTFTAGVPTVWLGLLEYLEENDADISSLETIVIGGSAAPKSVIRRFDEEYDVNVLHAWGMTETAPIGSVSHLKDGMEEWDADSRYDKRGKQGLIMPGLEFKVVGDEDEEIPWNGEDFGELYIKGPWVTQSYFQRPEANEEDFDGEWLKTGDVVTVDEDGYIQIVDRAKDVIKSGGEWISSLELENALMAHDDVAEATVVGVPHERWQERPVAFVVAKARADEETLKEELLASISEEYPRWWAPDEVVFIESVPKTATGKFDKKVLREQYDDQSLVDGEVPEEAAPDEE, encoded by the coding sequence ATGGCAGGCGCAGAGCCGACCCTTCGACCGTTCCTGTGGCGCGCGGCGAAACTGTACCCGGACACCGAAATCGTCTCGCGCACGAACCGCGGCATCGAACGGTACGACTACGAGACGTTCGAGGACCGTACCGCGCAACTGGCGAACGCGCTCGACGCGGCAGGCATCCAATCGGGCGACCGGGTCGCCACCTTCTGTTGGAACCACCATCGCCACTTCGAGACCTACTTCGGCGTGCCCAACTCCGGCAGGCAACTCCACACCATCAACCCGCTGCTCCCGGACCACCACATCGAACACATCGTGGAGAACGCCGGCGATAAACTCGTCTTCGTGGACGCCTCGCTGGTCGAGAAACTCGAAGGCGCGGCCGGCTCCGAGGCGTTCGAGAGCGTCGAACAGTTCGTCGTGATGGACGAGGAGGTCCCCGACACCGACCTCGCTCCCGTGACCGACTACGAGTCGTTCGTCGCCGACGAGTCGGCCGACTACGACTGGCCGAGTCTCTCGGGCGACACGCCCGCGGGGATGTGTTACACCTCCGGCACCACCGGCGACCCGAAGGGCGTCGAGTACACCCAGCAGATGCTCTGGGCGCACACCATGGCCTCGCTGACGCCGCAAGGACTGGAGTTCGACGAGTCCGACGTGATAATGCCGGTCGTCCCGATGTTCCACGTCAACGCGTGGGGGATGCCCTACTCGGCGACCGCCGCCGGAGCGACTCACGTCTACCCCGGTCCGTCGCCCGAACCCGCGGACCTCGCCGAACTCATCGAGAGCGAGGGCGTCACCTTCACCGCGGGCGTCCCGACGGTGTGGCTGGGACTATTGGAGTATCTGGAGGAGAACGACGCCGACATCTCGTCGCTGGAGACCATCGTCATCGGCGGGAGCGCCGCGCCCAAGTCGGTCATCCGGCGGTTCGACGAGGAGTACGACGTGAACGTCCTCCACGCGTGGGGGATGACCGAGACCGCACCCATCGGTAGCGTCTCGCACCTCAAGGACGGCATGGAGGAGTGGGACGCCGACAGTCGGTACGACAAGCGCGGCAAGCAGGGTCTCATCATGCCCGGTCTGGAGTTCAAGGTCGTCGGCGACGAGGACGAGGAGATTCCGTGGAACGGCGAGGACTTCGGCGAACTCTACATCAAGGGACCGTGGGTCACCCAGTCGTACTTCCAGCGCCCCGAGGCCAACGAGGAGGACTTCGACGGCGAATGGCTCAAGACCGGCGACGTGGTGACGGTGGACGAGGACGGGTACATCCAAATCGTGGACCGGGCCAAGGACGTCATCAAGAGCGGCGGCGAGTGGATATCCTCGCTCGAACTGGAGAACGCGCTGATGGCTCACGACGACGTCGCGGAGGCCACCGTGGTCGGCGTCCCCCACGAGCGCTGGCAGGAGCGACCCGTCGCGTTCGTGGTGGCGAAGGCCCGTGCCGACGAGGAGACGCTGAAGGAGGAACTGCTCGCCAGCATCAGCGAGGAGTATCCCCGCTGGTGGGCACCCGACGAAGTGGTGTTCATCGAGTCGGTTCCGAAGACGGCAACCGGGAAGTTCGACAAGAAAGTGTTGCGCGAACAGTACGACGACCAGTCGCTCGTTGATGGCGAAGTTCCCGAAGAGGCCGCGCCCGACGAGGAGTAA
- a CDS encoding acyl-CoA dehydrogenase family protein: MELLADDIVPEYARDVKHEAREFADEYVAPNAEEYFREGKYPEDILEAGQDAGLVAQDIGEEWGGRGLDVVQMLAVAEEWFRADAGIALTLQLASFGAEIVEEYGTDEQKEEYLRPVAEGDQITGLAVSEPDTGSDLSGMQTTAEKDEDTGEWVLNGEKYWIGNGVEGDWLTVYARTGDNEDNRYGNHSLFIVPTDAEGYDAEHIPEKMGMRASKQAHIVFDDCRIPESNLVGSEGAGFMLLAEFFNHGRTVVAGHGLGLAAAAIEEAWEFVHGREEFGRTIADFQAVQHGLADMRMEFESARALTFRAAEKVRDGDNAGLWAAMAKTKATETATDCAEQGMQFHGGRSILTDRRIARVYRDVRIPVVYEGANEIQRNLIYKQS, from the coding sequence ATGGAACTTCTCGCCGACGATATCGTCCCCGAGTACGCCCGCGACGTGAAACACGAGGCTCGCGAGTTCGCCGACGAGTACGTCGCACCGAACGCCGAGGAGTACTTCCGGGAGGGGAAGTACCCCGAAGATATCCTCGAAGCGGGTCAGGACGCCGGACTCGTCGCACAGGACATCGGCGAGGAGTGGGGCGGTCGGGGCCTCGACGTGGTCCAGATGCTCGCCGTCGCCGAGGAGTGGTTCCGGGCCGACGCGGGCATCGCGCTCACGCTCCAACTCGCCAGTTTCGGCGCGGAAATCGTCGAGGAGTACGGCACCGACGAGCAAAAGGAAGAGTACCTCCGACCCGTCGCGGAGGGCGACCAGATTACGGGTCTCGCGGTGTCGGAACCCGACACCGGGAGCGACCTGTCGGGGATGCAGACCACCGCCGAGAAGGACGAGGACACCGGCGAATGGGTCCTGAACGGAGAGAAGTACTGGATAGGAAACGGCGTCGAGGGCGACTGGCTGACCGTCTACGCCCGGACGGGCGACAACGAGGACAACCGATACGGCAACCACTCGCTGTTCATCGTGCCGACAGACGCCGAGGGGTACGACGCCGAACACATTCCGGAGAAGATGGGGATGCGCGCGAGCAAGCAGGCCCACATCGTCTTCGACGACTGCCGGATTCCCGAGTCGAACCTCGTCGGGAGCGAGGGTGCCGGGTTCATGCTGCTCGCGGAGTTCTTCAATCACGGCCGGACGGTCGTGGCCGGACACGGTCTCGGTCTCGCGGCCGCCGCGATAGAGGAGGCGTGGGAGTTCGTCCACGGCCGCGAGGAGTTCGGACGGACCATCGCCGACTTTCAGGCGGTCCAGCACGGACTCGCCGACATGCGCATGGAGTTCGAGTCGGCCCGCGCGCTGACCTTCCGCGCCGCCGAGAAGGTCCGCGACGGCGACAACGCCGGTCTCTGGGCCGCGATGGCCAAGACCAAGGCCACCGAAACCGCGACCGACTGCGCCGAACAGGGGATGCAGTTCCACGGCGGGCGCTCCATCCTGACCGACCGACGCATCGCCCGAGTGTACCGTGACGTCCGCATCCCGGTCGTCTACGAGGGCGCGAACGAGATTCAGCGCAACCTCATCTACAAGCAATCGTAG
- a CDS encoding HAD family hydrolase: MRAVFFDLDGTLVELPDDFAALFEAALADHGVRADAERHEFYTDALFDHLGACHDEPYRAAMADLRAAYDLDPSASALAETYTQREAAATDLRPGVRDALDALAAGDCTLGVLTNGGARAQRRKLAHHDLSGYFDAVVVSGDVGAGKPDPDIFAAARDAIPADEYAFVADDLERDVRPAQDVGFTGVHVTEDVADEGERSAESRERRPDVAVTSLRDVPDLFA; the protein is encoded by the coding sequence ATGCGAGCGGTCTTCTTCGACCTCGACGGAACGCTGGTCGAACTCCCCGACGACTTCGCGGCGCTGTTCGAGGCGGCGCTGGCCGACCACGGCGTCCGGGCCGACGCGGAGCGCCACGAGTTCTACACCGACGCCCTCTTCGACCACCTCGGCGCGTGTCACGACGAACCGTACCGGGCGGCGATGGCCGACCTCCGAGCGGCGTACGACCTCGACCCGAGCGCCTCGGCGCTCGCGGAGACCTATACCCAGCGCGAGGCGGCCGCGACCGACCTCCGGCCGGGCGTCCGCGACGCGCTTGACGCGCTCGCGGCAGGCGACTGCACGCTCGGCGTGCTGACCAACGGCGGTGCGCGCGCTCAGCGGCGAAAACTCGCCCACCACGACCTCTCGGGGTACTTCGACGCGGTGGTTGTCTCCGGCGACGTGGGCGCGGGCAAGCCCGACCCGGATATCTTCGCGGCCGCGAGGGACGCGATTCCGGCCGACGAGTACGCCTTCGTTGCCGACGACCTCGAACGCGACGTGCGTCCCGCACAGGACGTCGGGTTCACCGGCGTCCATGTCACCGAAGATGTAGCTGATGAGGGAGAGAGAAGCGCAGAGAGTCGGGAGCGTCGGCCGGACGTGGCCGTCACGTCACTGCGGGACGTTCCCGACCTGTTCGCGTAG
- a CDS encoding ABC transporter substrate-binding protein, producing MGNDNPSDFESGRRRFLKASGAGAVGISLSGAADAAERDATPEPTITDAADVTAQNVSEGGVFTVGVGQQPRGLNPLSTSSAYSWVVLDLVYQGGTTVDPVEFEVRPNVYTDWTVENASGQNAKPDVYFDVRDGLTWTDGEDLTVEDVVFTYNYMKEQQPGRYASTIDPIETVEKASNADWDVHMKLAKPIGTYASNQLAIPILPQHIWSNVDSYRQYSPAENDGPVGLGPGTVTSYDAATAIEVEFRDDYPLGNLDWRGQVDKLVAGGPFLDAVRFKIFGSDSALQQAFLRGNIDTLYDSINVSKIEQVRKNEGQKLVQGDDTGFGYFAYNMRRVPLDDATFRQATSMVFDDYFWTERLQQGYAYMGDFVMPPGFTAVRPETGVEGAKLLEAPATNAFEFRQSEPGVPDIEGIRTFLTEGKVIDGNSGTYVGKEYPGSLTGVTGGQSEAKHDYTFGPVQSQVLREADGVEQEIRVDGQTITQAHGGPLEVFVYPAKDTPKLAKMTTRWVDMLQRLGVPATVKVMSFNTMLGRVYSQEDFDIYPMGWSDLSPFATGTLYNIFHSDNADDHSKLEGYDQKNTTTQLNNAMGYGLADAGADDLISRARTTMQAEKRNRIARKAIERIYLDFPYMVYGYDKVMWPVNGAEFAGFVPQIPGPGAANLSVQLMQIHQSGGGGNGGGETTTDGGGGNSTANNATADGGN from the coding sequence ATGGGTAATGATAACCCATCAGATTTCGAGAGCGGTCGGCGACGGTTTCTGAAAGCGAGCGGTGCGGGGGCAGTCGGGATTTCGCTCTCCGGCGCGGCGGACGCCGCGGAGCGTGACGCGACGCCAGAGCCGACGATAACCGACGCGGCGGACGTGACGGCACAGAACGTCTCGGAGGGCGGAGTATTCACCGTGGGGGTGGGCCAGCAGCCGAGAGGACTGAATCCCCTCTCGACCTCCTCGGCCTACTCGTGGGTGGTACTGGACCTCGTGTATCAGGGGGGAACGACGGTGGACCCGGTCGAGTTCGAGGTTCGCCCGAACGTCTACACCGACTGGACCGTCGAGAACGCCAGCGGACAGAACGCCAAACCCGACGTGTACTTCGACGTCCGCGACGGACTGACGTGGACCGACGGGGAGGACCTCACCGTCGAGGACGTCGTGTTCACGTACAACTACATGAAAGAGCAGCAGCCGGGGCGGTACGCCTCGACCATCGACCCCATCGAGACGGTCGAGAAGGCCTCGAACGCGGACTGGGACGTCCACATGAAACTCGCCAAGCCCATCGGGACCTACGCGAGTAACCAGTTGGCGATACCGATTCTGCCACAGCACATCTGGTCGAACGTGGACAGCTACCGGCAGTACTCCCCGGCCGAGAACGACGGGCCGGTCGGACTCGGGCCGGGAACCGTCACGAGTTACGACGCGGCCACCGCCATCGAAGTCGAGTTCCGGGACGACTACCCGCTCGGGAACCTCGACTGGCGCGGGCAGGTGGACAAACTCGTGGCGGGCGGACCGTTCCTCGACGCGGTCCGGTTCAAGATATTCGGGAGCGACTCCGCGCTCCAGCAGGCGTTCCTCCGGGGGAACATCGACACCCTCTACGACTCCATCAACGTCTCGAAGATAGAGCAGGTCCGGAAGAACGAGGGTCAGAAGCTCGTCCAAGGCGACGACACGGGCTTCGGCTACTTCGCGTACAACATGCGGCGCGTACCCCTCGACGACGCCACGTTCCGGCAGGCGACCTCGATGGTGTTCGACGATTACTTCTGGACCGAACGGCTCCAACAGGGCTACGCGTACATGGGCGACTTCGTGATGCCGCCGGGGTTCACCGCGGTCCGGCCCGAGACGGGCGTCGAAGGCGCGAAACTGCTGGAAGCGCCCGCGACCAACGCCTTCGAGTTCCGCCAGTCCGAACCCGGCGTGCCCGACATCGAGGGCATCCGAACGTTCCTCACCGAGGGGAAGGTCATCGACGGCAACTCGGGGACCTACGTCGGCAAGGAGTATCCCGGTAGCCTGACCGGCGTGACTGGCGGCCAGTCGGAGGCCAAGCACGACTACACCTTCGGCCCGGTCCAGTCGCAGGTCTTGCGGGAGGCCGACGGCGTGGAACAGGAGATTCGCGTGGACGGCCAGACCATCACGCAGGCCCACGGCGGGCCGCTGGAGGTGTTCGTCTACCCCGCCAAGGACACGCCGAAACTCGCCAAGATGACGACGCGCTGGGTGGACATGCTCCAGCGACTCGGCGTCCCGGCGACGGTGAAGGTGATGTCGTTCAACACGATGCTCGGCCGGGTGTACTCCCAAGAGGACTTCGACATCTACCCGATGGGGTGGTCGGACCTCTCGCCGTTCGCCACCGGAACGCTGTACAACATCTTCCACAGCGACAACGCCGACGACCACTCGAAACTCGAAGGCTACGACCAGAAGAACACGACGACCCAGCTCAACAACGCGATGGGGTACGGACTGGCCGACGCCGGGGCCGACGACCTCATCTCGCGCGCCCGGACGACGATGCAGGCCGAGAAGCGCAACCGGATAGCCCGGAAGGCCATCGAGCGCATCTACCTCGACTTCCCGTACATGGTGTACGGCTACGATAAGGTCATGTGGCCGGTCAACGGGGCGGAGTTCGCCGGTTTCGTCCCGCAGATTCCCGGACCCGGCGCGGCGAACCTCTCGGTCCAACTGATGCAGATTCACCAGTCGGGCGGTGGCGGAAACGGAGGCGGCGAAACCACCACCGACGGCGGCGGTGGCAATAGCACGGCGAACAACGCCACCGCGGACGGCGGGAACTGA
- a CDS encoding GNAT family N-acetyltransferase — translation MYVRDAKNREEVWLLDHIEEMGLDETAFRSRDYVVAIDETSGEKAGFGRIRIHKTDDRELCELTSIGVLESWRRQGVGAHVVERLVEHARDQGFDAVFSLTSATDYLAQFGFRGVETSDLPDRLRERLEDKRAGTDPDAVAMVLDTDEFVMPDRLRERFKRAQPHEEEPEPEESAEDFGIDPNSATYKYDTGG, via the coding sequence ATGTACGTCCGGGACGCGAAAAACAGGGAAGAGGTCTGGCTGTTGGACCACATCGAAGAGATGGGTCTCGACGAAACCGCGTTCCGTTCCCGCGACTACGTGGTCGCCATCGACGAGACGTCGGGCGAGAAGGCGGGGTTCGGCCGCATCCGGATTCACAAGACCGACGACCGGGAACTCTGCGAGTTGACCAGCATCGGGGTGCTCGAATCGTGGCGCAGGCAGGGCGTCGGCGCGCACGTCGTCGAACGACTGGTCGAGCACGCCCGCGACCAAGGGTTCGACGCGGTGTTCTCGTTGACGAGCGCGACCGACTACCTTGCGCAGTTCGGGTTCCGCGGCGTGGAGACGAGCGACCTGCCCGACCGACTCCGCGAACGCCTCGAAGACAAGCGAGCGGGGACAGACCCCGACGCCGTCGCGATGGTCCTCGACACCGACGAGTTCGTGATGCCCGACCGCCTCCGCGAGCGGTTCAAGCGCGCCCAACCTCACGAGGAGGAACCCGAACCCGAGGAGTCCGCCGAGGACTTCGGCATCGACCCCAACAGCGCGACCTACAAGTACGACACCGGCGGGTAG
- a CDS encoding ferritin-like domain-containing protein, which produces MSTNSLNHLFENELKDIYDAEQRIDEALGEMAEEVEHDEIAQAFRDHRQETEGQIDRLEQVFDIVGTSPGDEECEATQGIIEEHDEFVDSDPEQGELDVFDVTAGQKTEHYEIATYGNLAKLADRLGMDEAGDLLHQNLEEEEEFLDRLVELTENYDYDQLT; this is translated from the coding sequence ATGAGTACGAATTCCCTAAATCATCTGTTCGAGAACGAACTGAAAGACATCTACGACGCCGAGCAGCGCATCGACGAGGCGCTCGGCGAGATGGCCGAGGAAGTCGAGCACGACGAGATAGCCCAAGCGTTCCGCGACCACCGGCAGGAGACCGAGGGCCAAATCGACCGTCTCGAACAGGTCTTCGACATCGTCGGGACCTCGCCCGGCGACGAAGAGTGCGAAGCCACGCAGGGCATCATCGAGGAACACGACGAGTTCGTCGACTCCGACCCCGAGCAGGGCGAACTCGACGTGTTCGACGTGACCGCGGGCCAGAAGACCGAGCACTACGAGATAGCCACCTACGGCAACCTCGCCAAACTCGCCGACCGACTCGGCATGGACGAGGCGGGCGACCTCCTTCACCAGAACCTCGAAGAAGAAGAGGAGTTCCTCGACCGATTGGTCGAGTTGACCGAGAACTACGACTACGACCAACTGACCTGA